Within the Emticicia oligotrophica DSM 17448 genome, the region TTTCTTATGATACTAACATTCTTATTGTTGCAACTACTTTCATAAAGTTCAACATTTGTTTTCAAAAAACCATAACTATTACCTACTCTTATATAACTTGTATAGCCTGAAACATAGATGTTTCTTTTCGAATCAATAGTCATAGAAGTAATATTTGTTGACGCACTGGTACTATTATCTACTTTTGGCGTTGCCGATATAAGTTTGCCTTGAGTATCAAACTTTACTATATATCGAAATAGACCATTTACATTAATTATTTCTTTTGATTCAATACTTAAAGAGTTTATCATAGTTCCAAAAATATAAGGCTCTCCATTAGTATTCAATTTTAATAGTTGTACTGTTGTAAAATGTGTTGCATCTATATCCTTTAGATAAGATATATTCTTAACCCAGTCCATTTTTCCGTCAGTATCGTTAATTTTCGCTACAAAAATACTCTTTCCATTGGTAGTTTTGATATTGACATTTAACATATCGAACTTAGCATTATCAGACATAATTCCTGCCAAATATACATTGCCCAGTTTATCACTTTCAATATTATGGCATTTATCTTCAACTTTTCCAGCGATAGTTTTTACCCATAAAAATTGACCATTTTTATCGTATTTAGCATAAAAAATATCTTCTACTCCCTCAGATTCGAGGATATTTCCATTTATCGTTAAACTACCCTTGAAATCACCAACTATAAAAACCTCGCTTTTAGAATTAACACTTATGGCATTTAAAGCCAAGTTTTCATTAAATGATTTTGCCCAAATGTAATTTCCATTTCTATCTAATTTCAAGATATATGGTTCTGGGTTATTTCCGGTTGTTTTCAAGATTTGTTTACCTTCAACTTCCAAAGTATTTTTATATTTCCCTATTATATGCAAATTCCCCTGACTATCAATTTTTGGCTTTAACGTTCCATCATCACTACTCCCAAGATATTTTTTTGCCCATTTCAATTTACCTTCACTAGTATATTTTGCAACAAAAATATCTCCTGTTGAACTGTACAATATATTATTAGAATCAAAAGTGATTTTCTGATAAAATTTACCAATTAGATAAACATTACTACTATCATCTACCAATACATGATTTTTTGAACCTGCATTTTCAAATGTAATCAACCATTGAATTTCTTTATTAGGTTTAAATTTTGCTACAAATCCCCCAGAATTATACAACGTCTTTCTTATCAAATTTCTGTTTTCATAACTAATTGCTAATCCCCCTAAACTATCATTTTTATTATAAGACAAAAACACACCCGTGGTAATAAAGTTATCATCTTTATCAATCTCGACATCATGCACTCTACAATCTTTATAATTACCTCCAAAGTTAAACTCTACATCGCCTTGGCCAAAAGCGAGCTGAAATAGATTAAAACATGCAACAACAAGATATATCTTTTTCATATGTCTGAAATTAAAATGTTACTTGTATTCTTTGACTAAAAGTAACATCAATAGGTTGTAAAAGGTCAAAAAAAAACCTCAAACTTTCGTTTGAGGTTTTTCTGAAACTTCAAAAGTTTTTAAGCTTCTTTTGTTTCTTCGCCTTCAGCGGCTGGAGTTTCGTCTTGTGCTGGTGCTTCTACTACTGCAGGAGCTGCCGCTTCTTCAACTACTTCAACTGATGATTCATCAGCAACAGCAGCTGTTTCAGCTTTTTTACCACCACGACGACTACGACGCGTTTTCGTAGATTTCTCTTCAACTGAAGTCAATAATGCTTCGTTATAGTCAACCAATTCAATTAGAGCTACCTCAGCGTTATCACCAAAACGAGTTCCTAACTTGATGATACGAGTGTATCCACCATTACGATTAGCAACTTTCTCAGCAATTTCACCAAACAAAGTTTTGATAGCTTCTTTGTCTTGCAAGTAAGAGAAAACAGTTCTACGTGAGTGCGTGCTGTCATTTTTTGATTTCGTAATCAAAGGCTCAACATATTTACGCAATTCTTTAGCCTTAGCCAAAGTTGTTTCAATACGCTTGTTTTGAATTAATGAAATCGCCATGTTTTTCAACAAAGCATCTCTGTGAGAATGTGTTCTACCTAAATGGTTGATTTTATTTCCGTGTCTCATTGTAATTGTTTCGTAAGTAACGGTCAAAATAGCCTACGCAGTCTTGGCAATTCCACCTATTACGATTATAAATTTATTAACTCGATAACTGCGGTTCGAAAAATATAAAAAATCCTCTTTCTATTTAGCATAGAAAGAGGAAGGTTCACTATCAATCTTCGTCTAACTTATATTTCGTTACATCCATACCGAAATGTAAGCCTTTGTCAGCAACTAATTGCTCCAACTCCGTTAAAGACTTCTTACCGAAGTTACGGAATTTCATCATATCAGCTACTTCAAGTCTTGCTAAATCGCCTAATGTACGAATATCAGCAGATTTCAAACAGTTGTACGCACGTACTGATAAATCTAAATCTTGTAAAGAAGTCTTCAACAACTTACGCATGTGTAAGAATTCTTCATCAACAATATTATCTTCATCATCTTTCTTGGTATCAAATACCATGTTTTCGTCCGTAAACTTCAAGAAGTGTTGAATCAAAATATGAGCAGCTTCTTGTAAGGCTCTCTCTGGGTGGATTGAACCATCCGTTTTGATTTCAAGTAAAAGTTTTTCGTAGTCAGTT harbors:
- the rplQ gene encoding 50S ribosomal protein L17 is translated as MRHGNKINHLGRTHSHRDALLKNMAISLIQNKRIETTLAKAKELRKYVEPLITKSKNDSTHSRRTVFSYLQDKEAIKTLFGEIAEKVANRNGGYTRIIKLGTRFGDNAEVALIELVDYNEALLTSVEEKSTKTRRSRRGGKKAETAAVADESSVEVVEEAAAPAVVEAPAQDETPAAEGEETKEA